The genomic region ttttgcatttgctttttgaGCTTGTGATCTGGTTTTGAACGTTCACCAACGCCTGTTCAGAGGGAATTTGGTGAGACAGGGCAGAAGGACAAAGGGCAGGAGTCCCACGTATTGAAGCAGGGGCAGTGCAGAGCgaggcaccagcagctgctctgccaggtgCTGAACCTGCACAGCTGAGTTCAGTTTCCATGCAAATCCTCGAGATCCAAGACTTAGGGCAGTGTCACCTGTGATGGATTTAAGCGCTgagctcctctgctgctgaaTGTTGTGGTCCCACAAAAGGTACCTGTAAGTGTTCAGTGTTACAGTCAGTGCCATTCTTGGGGCTcctggaagggcagagctgaagTTCGGAGCAGCTTTTAGGAATGCAGTGCCTGGGGACTGAGATCGGGGTGTTCGGGCAGGGTCAGTGCCCTCGGAGGATGAGGGACTGGCATGGGGTCTCTGTCCAGAGCccgtgggcagagctggggggatgatgccccttccctccagccccGGCCAGGATCGGCCCCTCTGGGCTGCCTTTGGGGGGCAAACTGTGCCCTGACAGCGAAACGCAGCTGCCCTTACAGggaaattattttgcatttacagTCGGGGAACAGGCGCTCGTAGGGGAATTTCCCCACCTTTCCCCTTGCCAGAAAACAATTCCACTTCAACCCCCTGTAAAACTTACAGAGCCTTGAAAAACTCTGCCAGTTCCACCTGGCTCTTTGCTCCGCGCAGGTAAACGCATTTTATTGCCCCAAAAGCTTCACTTTCAGAGGCAAACgcagaaaggagagggaaagtgGCGCTCAGGAAAAGAAGGAGCGCCGGGATGGGAAAGCGGAGCCGCGGCCGCCGCATCGGGGTCCGGAAGGGGGTCAGGATCTGGGAGGAGTTCGGGAAGGGTCCGGGGTCCAGGAGGGTTGCGGGAGGGGTCCGGACGGCGGGAGAGGTTGGGGGGCCGGGATGGAGCTGTGATGTCGCCGTCGCTTGCGCAAGAGGGGTCTTCCCCACGGGCCGGGGCTATAAAGGTGCTCCCGGGCGCGGGGAGCGGCGCGGAGCGCTGCGGGGCGGAGGTGCGGGGAGCGGagccggtcccggtcccggcggatgggatggggagggatgggagacCTTGACTGCCGCCTCATCACTTCACCCGTTCCTGGTCCCCCTCGGCCGaggtgggctgggggtgatTTGTCCCCCCGGCGGGCGATTACGCGTGTCTAGCGCTGCGTGGGTGTGCGGTTAGAGCTTCCCACACGCAACCCCTATAAGGCTCCgctctgtccctgggctggggagagcCGGCATCTCCCTCGGAGAAGGGCTGACTCGAAGGAAAGCAGGCgaggaaactcaggctttcccaGCAGCCCTTCCCattctgcccttccctgtgtccctctctcTGCTTTAATGCTGTCCGTCTGGATTGGCTCCACTGCCGCCGagaggagctccagcccagccagcaccAACCCCTGAGAAACCTCCTCTGTCTCCTCAGGTTTCTGATCCCGACGCTCAGCAGCCCTCGGTGTGATGCCATCCTGCCACATGCCGAGTTTGGGGCATCCATCCAAGGTAAAGTATCGTCTGCTCCTCAGGTAGGGCACACGTGCTTtgaaaagggaagggaggatAAAACAAGGTCTGGGATTCTCCCGTACCACCCCGAGCATCTGCGTTTCCAAAGAGGTCTTTTAGTTGCTATGGAGCATGTTCTATGTTTGCCAGTTTGGAAACTTCCCATCTGTTTCTTGATCTGCAAAGGTCTCTCTTACCCCAAACAGGGGAGAACTGACTGGGGTGAAAGAGGGGAATGTATTGGATCTGCTTTGAGTTCTGAAAGAGGGAAACAGGGCTATGAAAGCAACACAAATGGCTTTGGGAAAGATGCTCTGTCACCTGGGATGGCGAGGGAGGGCAATGGGGAGGCACAGTGGGAGGCAGCTCCTCGCTGGTACCACTGATGCTTTACctctggggctgggggcagcagagggagggaggataATTCATTGTACCTACAACAATAACAAGTTttgtaacagcagcagcagccgcgttTGCTGCTCCCGCCTCGGCCAGAGGACGAGCTCAGGGCTCTTTGCGCTGTCTTTGCTGTAGTGGATGcttccccctctcctcctgctcctggccgAGCTCGGCTACAGCGCCGACCCCACGTACCAATGGAAGGACGCTGAGACGGGCGAGAGGGTGACGTGCCAGCAGTGCCCGCCGGGGACCTTCGTGTTCCGgcactgcagcagggacagccccacgGAGTGCAAGAGCTGCCCGGAGCTGCACTACACGCAGTACTGGAACTACCTGGAGAAGTGCCGGTACTGCAACGTCATCTGCGGGGAGAGGCAGCTGGAGGTGCAGCAGTGCAATGCCACGCACAACCGCGCCTGCCAGTGCCAGCCGGGGTACTACTCGGACATGGAGCTCTGCATCAGGCACTCCGAGTGTCCGCCGGGCTCGGGTGTGGAGAAATCGGGTAAGTACCGGGACAGGCAGCAGCGTGAATGCTCACAGGGCTCCTGTCACACCCCTAAATCCCCATTGGAGCTAAAAATCAAGGAGAAATACAGCAGCCAGCGCTTGCCAATAGCCCAGCCTGTTTGTTCCCTTTTAGCTCACTGTCACAGTGCCATCCTTGCTGGCATGTGAAACTGCTCCTAGATTTTTTCCGAGGAGGaattttgttgggttttcccCCAGCTTTCACTTTGAAAGCCTGTGAAATCCCTGGCACAACACTCGGATGGGACATGCTGATCCCAGTTACTGCCTCACCTACTGCAGCAGgcaaagccaggctgggactTGCCcgtgcccagagcagctgctggccaTGTGTGGCTCTGGACAGGTGGGCAGGTCCAAGTTGCTTCTGCTTCTTTGTCAGCTCCCTTATTCTTTCATCAGGTagcccaggagctgggaatgctgattATATGGACTGGGCAAGGTGGCTGATGATGCAGAGACAGGGCTGGTGGGTGTGTGTAGCTGTGAGGTTGGATTTTGGAGAGCAATTTGTGTTGAAAACTTGCAGTGGGTATATGGCCAGATTCCAAACCCATAAAATCAGCCTTGTTTCGACTCCTGAGTCTGAGACTCCATCTCCTTTCATGATGTAACTCCCAGGAGATTTTAGGTGGTTTATTTTCCCGTTGTTTTCCCCGTATGGATTTCTCTGGTCCTTTAGTTACTTTTTGTGTATGTCTGCaaactttctgaaaatataAGTTGCCTATGAGTGGGTTTCCCACTTTCCCCTTCTTCTTAGTCCCCCCTGAGTCCCCAAGGCCCAGGGTCTGCCTGGAAACCACAACAAACCAGCATAGGCAGCACCTGCAAGCCCAGCAGTATCCTGTTTCATGCTTTGAAGTGCTGAGGCTTTTGAAGTGTGGAGGCTTTTGAAGGAAGAGCTCCAGGCTCACTGGCCAGAGGAGAAACACCTGCTGTTTTCAGCTGGTGCTGAAGATTGAGGTTTGGGGTTTAATTTTCTATAGGACATGACAAAAGGCAGTAATGCAGTGAAATACCAAGCAGTCCAGGGAAGCTCTTTGAAATGAAACATGACATTTGTCTGAAGGGTTGGCTGTAGGACTGAGGAGTTGTGTGTGCAAGTTGAGCATCTGAGGAGAAGCTGGTTTTTGTTATTTACTTTTTACAAATTGCTTCTTGTGTGGGGAGGATTGTaccccagcccagcacctgAACCCCCCCGCAAGGACTCTGGGGCTGGGGTGCTGCTGACTGGATGGGGATGGTGTGGGttgggggctgagggcagagcttgCTGGTGTTCAGGTTGGATGGGGGCTTTAATCCCTCTGCAGGACTCCAGCTTCTTTGGGATTTCCCATTTACAAATAGTGGCTCAGGAGTTGGGGTTatggctgggctggctgggacATGAAAGCACAGACCAGTTTGGGTTGAGAGAGACCTGAAAGATAAGACTTCCCCTGGGAAAGCCAAAGCAACAGCCTAAAGCAGAGTGTGACAAAGTATGAACTGTCTTGTTAACTAGATCTGTGGAGGTGAAAGGGGTGTGAAATGTGCTGTGCTAAGGCTCTTCCCACTCTCCCAGGGAATGTGCAGGATGCCTGGTGCAATCCTGGCTGCGTGGCACCATCCCTGTGacaccaggcagggctggcccagTGCCAGGGAGGCCTTCAGCAACTTTTACTTTCACTTGGCTGGGAGCCACTGGCTCCCTGGGAACCAAAGGGCTGGTTCAGCAGCTCACCCACTGGCCTGGCTGTGAGATGGCCCTTTTCATAGAGATGAGGTGTCCTCTTGTGTCTGGGGGCTGGAGGCAATTGCCAGCATGGGCTTGGGACAAGGCTGGGCAAAGCATTGCTGTTTGCCCCACACAAGGACATGCAGTTCCCAAGGGAGTTGCAGGCAGTGACCATTTCTAAAGCATCACCCTCCAGTGGTGTGTGGCatcagctcctgcctctcctcccagcTTGTCCCCTGACAGTCCCATTGCCTCTCTGTGCACAGGTACCCCCTTTGAGGACACCAAGTGCCACGAATGCCCCCCTGGTTTCTTCTCCTCCAACTCCAGCACCGACCCATGCCAGCCACACCAGAACTGTGAGCAGCAGGGGAAGGTGACCAACGTTCAGGGCAACCAGTACCACGACACCCTCTGCACCTCCTGTGGAGTGGGGAGAGGCAACACCACGCAGGGACCAGGTGAGCCACGGGGTGCCAGGGCAAGAGGGGACTTTgtggtgactttttttttctggtggtttGCTCCTACTTAGATGCAAAACGAGGTGAAAAGGCTTGTAAAAGTATGGAGTGATccataattaatattaattgtAGATAGAATATAGCTGTctgctttccctcccctccagggTAAGGCCCACAGCTCAAGGATGGGTTGCTGGGGTTAAGCAATGGCCACTGCTCAGCCAGAACAAAGAACTGGCAGTGAAATCCTGCTGGATCTGACAGGGAACAACTGGGAATGTGGGGACAGGAGGACAGTTTTGGCAGCCTTACAGCTGCAGCTGATAACAGGTGTTTGATGGTCATGCAAACAGCTGAGGTGCAAAGGGCTGaggtgcccagcctggctcctgccATGGATCCTGCACTCCCTTTTCCAGGGCTTCAGCCTGTTTTCCGGAACCTTTTATTGCAGCATAGCCTGGTCTTGTACAGACTGAATGGAGCAGAGTCTAAGGTTCATCAGAGCTGTGTGTAGGGTGGATTTTGACCTGTCAGCTGAAAAAATAGAGATGATGTATCAGTTGTCTCACCATGATACAGTGATGAGCCTCAGTGGAGCTGGGAGCTCAGACAGGAGCAGCCAGTGGGCACAGATCAGGGAATCCCAGAACCCTGGGCTGGATGAGACCTCAAGGaccatctggtccaacctttctTGGCAAGAGAAcaggtgcagggcagagcaaagGGCTGGCTCTGGGGGTGACCAGTGAGGAGGCTCTTTTCCCCAGCAGCTTTCACCTTTCCatcctctcctggcacaaccAACCCAAGCATTTCCCCTTTTGAGACCTGACTCACACCATGAGCTCCTGCCAGGAGAATGAtccctgcagagggagggaaagctCCGTCAGCAGCGGGACACAGGCCTGGGGGTGGTGAGGTGGGAGCAGCGTCAGCAGCACGTGTGTCGGGCAACAGtccctgcagccagagctgaagGGTATTTTTAGCTCTGGTTCCCTGTGGTTCTGCTcagggggcacacagggacctGCCCATCATCAGCCTGAGCCTGCTGgagaggcagagccagagcagtAGAGCCCAACCCGCCCCACTGTAACCAGTGAAGCCATTCCTAGTTTGCAACAGCATGAAACTGGCCTAATCTCTCTCCCTGACTGAGTAATCCTTTGGCCTTGGCCTCTTGaaaattctttctgttttcattccttGTGCTGGATGCACTCCAGCAGCTTCCACCAGCTGAGGCTGgatctgtccctgtgcctgactggggctgtgctcagggcTTGTCCTGTCACAGGATGTACAAATCCGCGTGGGAAAACAGAAACTTCCAGGAAAAACCATGTGTAAACACTTATTGCAATTACTTCAGATTTTTATGAACTTTACCTCTTCCTCCACTCCCTGACAGGGAGAAGCATGGAATAGgtatatttacttttttcagaATTACGGAAACTTTTACACGTTGTTTTCCAACTGCCCTGTACAGCAATGAGCCACTGATGGGAAGCtcagcccaggttgcttcaagccccatccaacctggccttgagcacttccagggatggggagccaccacctccctgggcagatGTCCCACGGAGAGGcttggcagggctgtgtcctgctcTCCCATGTCCCCTCT from Pithys albifrons albifrons isolate INPA30051 chromosome 18, PitAlb_v1, whole genome shotgun sequence harbors:
- the TNFRSF6B gene encoding tumor necrosis factor receptor superfamily member 6B; translated protein: MPSCHMPSLGHPSKWMLPPLLLLLAELGYSADPTYQWKDAETGERVTCQQCPPGTFVFRHCSRDSPTECKSCPELHYTQYWNYLEKCRYCNVICGERQLEVQQCNATHNRACQCQPGYYSDMELCIRHSECPPGSGVEKSGTPFEDTKCHECPPGFFSSNSSTDPCQPHQNCEQQGKVTNVQGNQYHDTLCTSCGVGRGNTTQGPAPEGDDCEQALIDFVVYQNMPVKKLKRLQQLLERSPKKQQPWSRASIQEKFRTFLTHKKEEHYEVTKELLKALRVVKLHSIEEKVRKRFLLP